The window ATAATGATTATGATGAGCTTTAACAGGAACACCATCTGCCTTTTGTGGATAGTAAACATCATTGTAAATAGCCGATTTCCCTGTAGGTGTATGCATCATCCATTCCACTTGTTTCCACGAATGGGTTGGTGGAAAATGCCACTTCGATATCTCAAGTGCTTCTTTTCGCTTACTTTCATAATTCGGAAATTTTTCTAAAGTAAATTCTACCCCCTCTCTTAGTTTAGGGTCAAGAGAAGGCAAGTTTCCAATGGCTTCAAAAAGAGTGATTTCCTTCTGCTTTTCTGGAAACTCCCAAACATATGGTAGGTCGTTTCTGACAAGCAAGAATATATTCCTTTCTCTTAATTGGGGTACACCATAATCCTTTGCCATAACAAGTGTGTCCTTATTAAAACGATAGCTGTCTCCAAGTTCCTTTTTTATATATTCTGGAATCAAGATAATCTCATCACCGTATTTAATACGAGTAGTCAATTGTCTTGGGACATTTTCTAATAATACAAACTTCGGTTTAACCCTTTTGATTACATCAATTGCATACGAAATAAGCTGATTACGTGGATCAAATTCTAATCTTAATCCAGCCTCACTCATTCCTTGACATGGTGGTGTGGCTATTAAGAAGTCCACATTTTTTTCAATAGCTTCTTCTACAAGAGAACTCCGGATGCTATCGTCCGTAATGTCTCCGCAAATCATATGTGTATCTTTATATACATCTTGATAAAATCTAGCTCTATCTTCATCTATCTCATTTGCAATTTTTATTTCAATATCTAGTTCATCCATGTAAGCTTCTGCAATTCCAACATTAGCAAACAATGAAATACCATTTAACTTTCCCATTGATTTAATCTCCTAGTTAATATTTTCAAATACTCTTTTCACAAATAGTGGTGGTATCCCTTCGCCAATTATTCTTCGTAAAAAAGCTTCTGATGTATTTTCTGGTACAGGCCAACTTTCTGGCAAACTCATAACAATCAGTAACTCATAAAGAGTCAAAGTTCTTGCATCCGAATATATTTCTTCTCCATTATCATCTACATATTCTAATCTTCCTGGATGAACATTGTTTTGTGATGAGATTTTCCGATTATCCATAGTTACGGTATAAGCGGCTGTATTCCATTTTTGTCTTTTATAGGTGTTGCGAAAACCTTTTACAGCTTCTCCATCGGCTTTCTTGGGATAAAAAACCGTATTATCAAATGCTGTACAGCCGGTACGGGTATGTTGCATTGCTATGACCTGCCTCTTTACATGATGGGGAGGAACATGCCATTTTGAAATATTAGCCGCAACTTCCTGCCGCTCATAAAAATGAGGAAAGATTTCTAACAACTCATCTTCTGAGACATCTTTTATATAAGGATCTAATTTAGGTAAATCCCCAATCGCATCTTGCATAGTAACAATTTTTGAATCTTTCTTTGGAAGGCCCCATTCTTTTATATCCTCTGTTCTGCGGGTCATTAAAATAATTGCCCGTTCTCGTGTCTGTGGAACTGAGTAATCCTTTGTATCGATAATATCTTGTGAAATCTTATATTCAGATCCCAACTCTTTTTCTAGTAAATTAGGAATTAAAACTTGCTCGCCATTTACTTCTATACTGGTATTTAAAAACATGGGGACATTTTCTAAAAATACGTATTGGGGTCTAATCTCTTTAACTGCCTCAATCACAGGGATAATAAGTTTGTTTCTTTCATCGTTTTCTTCTTGCTGTCCAGCGGTACTCATTCCTTGGCATGGAGGTGTCGCCATTATAATATTAACACCAGCTTTTCTACTTTCTTTGACTATGTCGTCAAATACATTTTTTTTAGTGATATCCCCACAAATCATGTGAGTATCAGGATAAATTTTTGAATATAATTTAGCCCGTCGTTCTACAAGTTCATTAGCAACGGAAACCTCTATGCCCATATCTTCAAAATAAGACTCTGCTACACCAATATTTGAAAACAACGATAGTACTTTCATATTACTTCCTTTCGAAGTTACAGATGCCATTACAGAATCTTGTTTTATATAATCGAAATAAAGCTTCACAGATTTTTTTATTTGTGAGCGCACGGAAACAGATAGGGCTTGATAAGCCAATTCTTGTTCCAGCCGAAACTGATAAACAATGTCATTAAACCAAGGCAAAATATTATCTGCCCTTTTCATTCTTGAAACCGTATCGCTTATCGTTTCTTTACAATAATCCTTATTTGCCGCCAACCACATCTTAAATCCATTTAAATTTAAACCCATAGTATCATCCTTCTTTTATGTACAAACATATATTCTCTCGGACTAATTATACTCAACTCGAATGTAGGCGTCAAGTTTTTGACGCCTAATCGAAAATTTTACAATTGTTCTATTATTAATACTCACATCCATCCTATCTCCACACCCTAAAAAATTATCCATTCTATCTCCTCAACCCTACACCCAGAGTAGTCATGTCGCTACCTCTGGGCTTTTGTATATGAAACTAGGCTGAAAATAGCCTAGACGCAGTATTTGGCAATAATGTAATATCAGATTCCATAGGCAATAGCACTGGATTGATTCCTTCTTTGCAAAGATGCTCCCTAACCATATTTTGCCTGCAATGGGTGACTATAAAATTGAGAAAATCAATATTGATGTTTGTCAAAAACATGTCGATGAATGGGCATTAAAGCTGAAGAAATTTCGCATGGTAAAAGCATACGCAGCTAAGGTACTTGATTTTGCGATTAAACGAGGATATCTACAAACTAATCCTTTTGCCTATGTAAACATGCCAGCAACTGCTAAGAAAGAAATTGTAACCGATGAAGAAGTAGAAAACTTCTATACTCGTGAACAACTAATAGAATTTTTATCATGCCTAGAAAAAGAAAGTAACTACAAAGCATACGTCCTATTTCATTTACTTGCTTTTAGTTGTATGCGTAAAGGTGAAGCACTTGCACTTACTTGGAATGACCTTAACTTCAAGACAAATGAAATTCGTATTAATAAGGGCATTGCAAGAGGTAAAGATAATAAGTTATATGTAAAGTCTACAAAAACTGGTACTGTACGTACAATCAAAATGGATGATAAAACGATGGCAATATTAAAAGATTGGAAGAAAAAGCAGAAACAGGATTATTTAGCGCTAGGTTACAATACAATGCAGCCAAAACAGCTTGTATTTAGTAATGATAAAAATGAGTATCTACAACCTACAAAAACTCGAAAATGGATTTTACATGTGCAGGAAAAATATAATCTTGGCACTATCACTACACACGGCTTGCGACATACACATTGTTCGTTGTTATTTGAAGCTGGGGCTAGTTTAAAGGAAGTCCAAGAGCGTTTAGGTCATAGCGATGTACAAACAACTATGAACATTTATACTCATGTCACTAAGAAGGCAAAAGAAGAAGCAATCAATAAATTTGCTACCTTCATGAGCATCTAAGAACAGATTTATTAACATCGCTTTTAACATCGGGTTGTTGCAATTAACTGAGATTTAATGAAACAGTGCAAAAGAAAAAACCCTTGATTATCAAGGGTTTTGACACTGTATGAAATCATATGATCTCATTATATGGAGACGGCGGGATTTGAACCCGCGTCCAGAAACTCTAACACTTAAGCTTCTACGCGTGTATCTTGCCTATTTAGGTTTCGCGTAGCACTATGCCGACATTAGAGTCCCAACGGTTTATGCCATTTCCATAATTTTATATTCAAAAGTTTTCTCCGCTAGGGAGTATTACATATTTACGAACTTGGTTCAAAGACCTTCCGAAGTCTAGTATATAACACATGTTTGTAAAATAAAAAGAGTAGTATGGTTTATTTAAGTTCAACTTTTAAATTTGTTTTAGCTTAAGATTATTAAGATAACAATGAATATTGTTTCCCTAATAAATAATTTAATGCATACTTATTTCTGTGAAATGAATTATCGACTACCTCTAAATTATTGATAATAAATAATTTATTTAATATTTTAAACAAATCTAATGTTTGATTCATTCGATTTGCTTTATTTCTTTTAGTAATATCATTTACACCATTCACACATTCTTCAAAATTAGCAACTAAATGATTAGCTAGAATATTACCGCCATGAATATACGAACATGAAATTTTATACTCATTCATTATTTTACTGTACTCTGATTCATTTAAAACCAACCTATTTTGTTCTTTTAAATCTACAAAGGATTGCGAAGTAATATGAGATATGTATTCATCTTTTTTTAAAATTAACCTAATGTAGTTCTCTATAATAGATCTTTCATTTAAATATAGATATCTAGTTGATTCATTTATATCATTTAAAATAAAATTAAAGAAATCTGAAATTAAAACTTCTACAAAATAAGTTTGTGGATATGCGTTCAATATATGTTTAAAAAACAATGTTTGTTTAGCTATTACTCTATAATATTCAATTGTTTTTTTATCTAATTGTGAGAGTTGTTCAATATAAGTTATAAGATCATTTATTTCCTCTTTACAAATTTTTAAGCCTACTTCATTCATACTTTTATCCATCCATCAAAAGTATTACCGATCTTTGATTTCGAATTTTCTAGCCGTTTATCAATCTCTTTATCAATAAATTTATACAGGTTATTCTTATACTCCAAATAAACTTTATCTTCACAATCTTCAATTAACCTTATTGTTCTAGAAACTATCGTTGTTCTTGAAGCATAAACATACTCATTAAATTCCTTATTAAAAACTTCCATCAAGAAAGATTTAGTATCTATATTTTTATCAAACAACTCTGTTGATAAAATTATTTCACTTACAATTCCTATCAACTTATATTTTGGGGGTTTTGAATTTTTCAATTCATTTCTATAAATTTTTAATTCATCCATTTTGCATCTCCAATACCCATTTAATTCACTGCTTCCAATGTAAATGCAATTTTTTCTAACATTTCATGACTAATAGATTCAATATCCTCTAATGAAGATTTATATTTTGTAGGTAAG is drawn from Psychrobacillus sp. INOP01 and contains these coding sequences:
- a CDS encoding DNA cytosine methyltransferase; this translates as MGKLNGISLFANVGIAEAYMDELDIEIKIANEIDEDRARFYQDVYKDTHMICGDITDDSIRSSLVEEAIEKNVDFLIATPPCQGMSEAGLRLEFDPRNQLISYAIDVIKRVKPKFVLLENVPRQLTTRIKYGDEIILIPEYIKKELGDSYRFNKDTLVMAKDYGVPQLRERNIFLLVRNDLPYVWEFPEKQKEITLFEAIGNLPSLDPKLREGVEFTLEKFPNYESKRKEALEISKWHFPPTHSWKQVEWMMHTPTGKSAIYNDVYYPQKADGVPVKAHHNHYRRLKWDMPCRTIIQNNGVISSLACVHPGRLYQNESGEDLYSDARVLSIYELLIVMSLPLDWPIPDWPNETFIRRAIGEGIPSKLIKEIMKALIQQL
- a CDS encoding DNA cytosine methyltransferase; the protein is MGLNLNGFKMWLAANKDYCKETISDTVSRMKRADNILPWFNDIVYQFRLEQELAYQALSVSVRSQIKKSVKLYFDYIKQDSVMASVTSKGSNMKVLSLFSNIGVAESYFEDMGIEVSVANELVERRAKLYSKIYPDTHMICGDITKKNVFDDIVKESRKAGVNIIMATPPCQGMSTAGQQEENDERNKLIIPVIEAVKEIRPQYVFLENVPMFLNTSIEVNGEQVLIPNLLEKELGSEYKISQDIIDTKDYSVPQTRERAIILMTRRTEDIKEWGLPKKDSKIVTMQDAIGDLPKLDPYIKDVSEDELLEIFPHFYERQEVAANISKWHVPPHHVKRQVIAMQHTRTGCTAFDNTVFYPKKADGEAVKGFRNTYKRQKWNTAAYTVTMDNRKISSQNNVHPGRLEYVDDNGEEIYSDARTLTLYELLIVMSLPESWPVPENTSEAFLRRIIGEGIPPLFVKRVFENIN
- a CDS encoding site-specific integrase; translated protein: MVKAYAAKVLDFAIKRGYLQTNPFAYVNMPATAKKEIVTDEEVENFYTREQLIEFLSCLEKESNYKAYVLFHLLAFSCMRKGEALALTWNDLNFKTNEIRINKGIARGKDNKLYVKSTKTGTVRTIKMDDKTMAILKDWKKKQKQDYLALGYNTMQPKQLVFSNDKNEYLQPTKTRKWILHVQEKYNLGTITTHGLRHTHCSLLFEAGASLKEVQERLGHSDVQTTMNIYTHVTKKAKEEAINKFATFMSI